A section of the Marinoscillum sp. 108 genome encodes:
- a CDS encoding C40 family peptidase: MNGTFLKILFIASFSLLMVSNISAQNRKKTKKIDRVIAEGRRYIGTPYRYGGMSKSGIDCSGLIYNCYKTIDVTLPRTAKDQSKIGSSKTWDSIRPGDIVYFKFKQKGEKWYHAGMITYAEKDDIRFVHASTRSGVIESSLMDSYYMNNVKKFRRVIK; the protein is encoded by the coding sequence ATGAACGGTACTTTTCTTAAAATCCTCTTTATCGCAAGTTTTAGCCTTCTGATGGTCAGTAATATTTCGGCTCAAAACCGGAAAAAGACCAAAAAGATTGATCGGGTAATCGCCGAGGGAAGAAGATACATAGGCACCCCCTATCGTTACGGGGGCATGTCCAAATCCGGCATAGATTGCTCCGGGTTGATTTACAATTGTTACAAGACCATCGATGTAACCCTGCCACGTACGGCGAAAGACCAATCCAAAATAGGTAGCAGCAAAACCTGGGACAGCATCCGCCCAGGAGACATTGTTTATTTTAAGTTTAAACAAAAAGGTGAAAAGTGGTACCACGCCGGCATGATCACCTATGCGGAAAAGGATGACATCAGGTTTGTGCATGCCTCCACACGGAGCGGAGTGATAGAATCCAGCCTGATGGATAGCTACTATATGAATAATGTGAAGAAGTTCAGGAGAGTGATAAAGTAA
- a CDS encoding ABC transporter ATP-binding protein, translating into MSKSKVTLSHVFKTIVWPRRKIIGVGLILIVISRAASLVLPGASKYLMDDVIAKSDMEMLKVLLLAILGAIVVQSITSFLLTRILSVEAQHLISQLRVRVQRKIMYLPVRFFDNTKSGELVSRIMTDVEGVRNLVGTGLVQLVGGLLTAIVSLFLLINISPMMTLYVLVPVSIFGVISLKAFGYIRPIFRERGKLNAEVTGRLNETLGGVRVIKGFNAEKQEIKTFEEGVEKLYLNVKKSLTSTSLVTSSATFLLGLASTGIMGIGGYLIVQGEMTIGDFLAFTLYLGFMIAPIVQMSNIGSQLTEAFAGLDRTEEIMNLAEEDDGSVRTIRIPQIKGDVEFRDVSFSYEDDNHVIKHISFKAPAGSVTALVGTSGSGKSTIASLAASFLTPDEGIITIDNEDLSKISLDSYRSQLGVVLQDDFLFEGTIRENILFPRPDATEEALMTTVKAAHVDEFTDRFEKGLDTRIGERGVKLSGGQKQRIAIARAILADPRILILDEATSNLDTESESFIQESLARLMSGRTSFVIAHRLSTIRQADQILVVENGQIAEQGTHDELIQKEGRYFQLYTYQARI; encoded by the coding sequence ATGAGCAAATCCAAAGTAACACTGAGCCATGTGTTCAAAACCATCGTATGGCCCAGAAGAAAGATCATTGGCGTAGGTCTGATATTGATTGTGATCAGCCGGGCCGCCAGCCTGGTATTGCCGGGAGCCAGTAAATACCTGATGGACGATGTGATCGCAAAGAGTGACATGGAAATGCTAAAAGTACTTCTGTTGGCTATTCTCGGAGCCATTGTGGTGCAATCCATCACTTCCTTTCTACTGACACGCATACTGAGCGTAGAAGCTCAGCACCTGATCTCTCAACTGCGAGTCAGGGTACAGCGAAAGATTATGTACTTGCCGGTTCGATTTTTTGATAATACCAAAAGCGGCGAGCTCGTATCCCGTATCATGACGGACGTGGAAGGGGTAAGAAACCTCGTGGGTACAGGACTGGTACAGCTGGTAGGAGGTCTCCTTACTGCCATTGTTTCCCTGTTCCTTCTGATCAACATCAGCCCCATGATGACACTCTACGTGTTGGTGCCGGTTTCCATTTTTGGGGTGATCTCTTTAAAGGCCTTTGGGTACATTCGCCCCATTTTCAGAGAGCGGGGAAAACTGAATGCCGAAGTAACCGGCCGCCTCAATGAGACACTCGGTGGGGTGCGGGTGATCAAGGGATTTAATGCAGAAAAACAAGAAATCAAGACCTTTGAAGAAGGCGTGGAAAAGCTATACCTCAATGTAAAAAAGAGCCTTACCTCCACCAGCCTGGTTACCAGTTCGGCCACATTTCTGTTGGGCCTTGCCAGCACTGGCATCATGGGCATTGGTGGATACCTGATTGTCCAGGGCGAAATGACCATCGGAGATTTCCTGGCCTTTACGTTGTATTTGGGATTTATGATCGCCCCTATCGTGCAGATGAGTAACATCGGCAGCCAGCTCACAGAGGCATTTGCCGGACTGGACCGCACAGAGGAGATCATGAATCTTGCAGAAGAAGACGATGGCTCGGTAAGAACCATTCGCATCCCACAGATCAAAGGTGACGTGGAGTTTCGTGACGTGAGCTTTTCTTATGAAGACGACAACCATGTAATCAAGCACATTAGCTTCAAGGCTCCGGCTGGCTCTGTGACTGCCCTGGTGGGGACCTCCGGCTCGGGAAAATCCACCATCGCCAGCCTTGCTGCATCTTTCCTCACCCCCGATGAGGGCATCATCACCATTGACAATGAAGACCTCTCTAAAATTTCCTTGGATAGCTATAGGAGTCAGCTGGGAGTCGTCCTTCAGGATGATTTCCTCTTTGAGGGCACTATTCGTGAAAACATTCTCTTCCCAAGACCGGATGCCACAGAAGAAGCTCTGATGACTACCGTAAAAGCCGCTCACGTGGACGAGTTTACCGATCGGTTCGAAAAAGGATTGGACACGCGAATCGGTGAACGGGGCGTAAAACTTTCCGGCGGTCAAAAGCAACGCATAGCCATCGCTCGAGCGATATTGGCAGACCCGAGAATACTCATCCTGGATGAGGCTACCTCCAATCTGGATACCGAGAGCGAAAGTTTTATTCAGGAGAGTTTGGCCAGGCTCATGAGTGGGCGTACCTCGTTTGTCATTGCCCACAGGCTGAGCACCATTCGTCAGGCCGATCAGATTCTGGTGGTAGAAAATGGTCAGATTGCCGAGCAGGGTACCCATGACGAATTGATCCAAAAAGAGGGCCGCTACTTTCAACTTTACACTTACCAGGCAAGAATTTAA
- a CDS encoding bifunctional 2-polyprenyl-6-hydroxyphenol methylase/3-demethylubiquinol 3-O-methyltransferase UbiG, whose translation MSVYTTEITSDQIPSDNPIHQRLLKAYYAAEPLVSGDLLELGCGEGRGVSLLLNKVDSYLGLDKIEGVIETLRGKFKNARFESGVFPPIDLPDNSFDTVVSFQVIEHIQQDELFLSEIHRILKPGGKAILSTPNIKMTLSRNPWHIREYTADQLATLAGKYFSSVDMKGIAGNEKVMEYHERNRKSVQKIMKYDILDLQYRLPAALLRKPYEILNRRNRNKLKNQSDELVLSISHEDYFVREKSEQNLDLFVILSK comes from the coding sequence ATGAGTGTATATACTACTGAGATCACATCAGACCAGATCCCCTCAGACAACCCCATCCATCAAAGGCTCCTAAAAGCTTATTACGCAGCTGAGCCGCTGGTTTCGGGAGACTTGCTGGAACTGGGCTGCGGCGAAGGCAGGGGCGTATCCCTACTTCTGAATAAAGTAGATAGTTATTTGGGACTCGATAAAATTGAAGGAGTTATTGAAACATTACGTGGAAAATTCAAGAATGCGCGCTTTGAGTCAGGTGTTTTTCCTCCCATCGATTTGCCGGATAATAGTTTTGATACGGTGGTAAGTTTTCAGGTGATCGAGCACATTCAGCAGGATGAACTTTTTCTTTCAGAAATCCACCGCATCCTAAAGCCTGGAGGAAAAGCAATTCTATCTACGCCCAACATCAAAATGACCCTGAGCCGTAATCCATGGCACATCCGGGAATATACCGCAGATCAATTGGCCACTCTGGCTGGAAAATATTTCTCCTCAGTAGATATGAAAGGAATAGCGGGCAATGAAAAGGTGATGGAATACCATGAGCGCAACCGCAAGTCTGTGCAGAAAATCATGAAGTATGACATCCTGGACCTGCAATACAGGCTCCCGGCGGCACTGCTCAGAAAGCCCTATGAAATCCTCAATAGACGAAACCGAAATAAACTCAAAAACCAGTCGGACGAACTGGTTCTTTCTATCTCACATGAGGACTATTTTGTCAGGGAAAAGTCCGAACAAAACCTTGATCTTTTTGTTATTCTAAGTAAGTAA
- a CDS encoding GWxTD domain-containing protein, whose protein sequence is MQRQRSGFLIFLICLASVSHALDLSRINLGFQYDLSAGMTISHRVVEVNEGVAVYFRVSTDSLGAWQSHFLLQERYNSLKHDTLSNYTLDTLQISLSSGYFKLTLPQSSKALLLISMVDLNRGLYRIGDVRISTPVGFTPNLPLDERGLPIFDSYVTGESVRIAGEVGELHAYQYLDDFGSADPPMGLMKPIAPSLSIDSSFYFEGELVSMENYHFYLIQEDTLAQTALTLLKCPAYYPEFKRLDELIGPLTYITTPTELKAISDSQSKKIFENFWLNTYGTKFRAKNAIRVFYKQVEDANRLFTDYKQGWKTDRGMIYIIFGLPDQVFRNESTEVWKYNDGPEFEFIRISTLFTPTMYTLKRDRQYERLWYSQVGDLRKGL, encoded by the coding sequence ATGCAGCGACAGAGAAGTGGTTTTCTTATTTTCCTTATTTGTCTGGCATCGGTTTCTCATGCTTTAGACCTTTCCAGAATTAACCTTGGCTTTCAATATGATCTCAGTGCCGGCATGACCATCAGTCATCGGGTGGTGGAGGTGAATGAAGGTGTGGCGGTTTATTTTAGGGTGAGCACCGATAGCCTGGGTGCATGGCAGAGTCATTTTCTTTTGCAGGAGAGATACAATTCACTCAAGCATGATACCCTGAGTAATTACACGCTGGATACACTGCAGATCAGTCTGTCTTCCGGATACTTTAAACTTACCCTGCCCCAGTCCTCAAAAGCATTGTTGCTCATCAGTATGGTGGACCTCAACAGAGGGCTGTACAGAATTGGAGATGTTAGGATTTCAACCCCTGTGGGGTTTACTCCAAACCTTCCGCTGGATGAGCGGGGCCTCCCAATTTTTGATAGTTATGTGACGGGTGAGAGCGTACGCATAGCAGGTGAAGTAGGCGAGCTCCATGCATACCAATACCTGGATGATTTTGGGTCGGCAGACCCACCCATGGGCCTCATGAAGCCTATAGCTCCCAGCCTGTCCATCGATAGTTCTTTTTATTTTGAAGGGGAGCTGGTCAGTATGGAGAACTACCACTTTTACCTCATTCAGGAGGATACCCTGGCTCAAACCGCCCTTACGCTGCTCAAGTGTCCTGCGTACTATCCGGAGTTCAAGCGATTGGATGAACTGATTGGTCCGCTTACATACATCACCACTCCTACGGAGCTCAAGGCCATCAGTGATAGTCAAAGTAAAAAGATTTTTGAAAATTTCTGGCTCAATACCTACGGGACCAAGTTTAGAGCGAAAAATGCCATTCGTGTCTTCTACAAGCAGGTGGAAGATGCTAACAGACTTTTCACGGATTACAAGCAGGGATGGAAAACTGACCGGGGGATGATCTACATCATCTTTGGTCTTCCAGATCAGGTCTTCCGCAATGAAAGCACAGAGGTCTGGAAATATAATGACGGCCCTGAATTTGAATTCATCAGGATTTCAACTCTCTTTACACCCACAATGTATACCTTGAAGCGTGACCGCCAGTATGAGCGGCTGTGGTATTCACAGGTAGGGGATCTCAGAAAAGGCTTATAA
- the asnB gene encoding asparagine synthase (glutamine-hydrolyzing) yields the protein MCGITGIFAFNSVGRINLVHLEAATRRLEKRGPDVHNTWFDEVAGLGHRRLSIIDTSAAGNQPMTDASGRYHIVFNGEIYNYKHLRTELQNEGCVFHSDSDTEVLLQAYIRWGQEVLPRLNGFFTFAIYDQKEELLFLARDRLGIKPLVYHVDGDRLLFASELKALMAYGLDKQINREALHLFFQLTYIPAPLSILEGVKKLLPGHYMVVQHGAVEIKKFYEFPYQESPPIRGLAEAKQQLITTLRKAVTDRLVADVPLGAFLSGGIDSSVIVALASEEVKDLKTYSIGFKDNKYFDETHYAQLVADKFQTDHHVFSLTNDDLLAEVQNVVDYIDEPFGDSSALPVFILSKETRKHVTVALSGDGADEIFSGYNKHSAWLMSQQTSARNSLIASLGGLWEKLPKSRNHKVTDTIRQLHRFASAQKMTLRERYWFLASFTDDLQIGRLLKSDYQTDHMSFKNNLLQLMRVGELNEVLALDSQLVLQGDMLPKVDMMSMANGLEVRVPFLDPAVVELAFSMHTDLKATSTGRKIVLREAFREVLPEELYQRPKHGFEVPLLDWFKGALKGELEKKVFNREKIEAQAIFDWNEIARIKKKLYSFDPGDTHILVWCLFVFQNWHDRYFND from the coding sequence ATGTGCGGGATTACAGGAATTTTTGCATTTAACTCTGTCGGGAGAATCAATCTCGTGCATCTGGAAGCAGCCACAAGGCGCCTGGAAAAACGTGGCCCTGATGTTCATAACACCTGGTTTGATGAGGTGGCAGGGCTAGGGCACCGGCGGTTGTCCATCATTGACACCTCGGCCGCCGGTAATCAGCCCATGACGGATGCCTCCGGGCGCTATCACATTGTATTCAATGGGGAAATTTATAACTACAAGCACCTAAGGACTGAGCTTCAAAATGAAGGGTGTGTTTTCCATTCGGACAGCGACACGGAAGTGTTGCTCCAAGCCTATATCCGGTGGGGGCAGGAGGTGCTCCCCAGGCTGAATGGGTTCTTTACGTTTGCCATTTATGATCAAAAGGAGGAATTGCTTTTTCTGGCTCGGGACCGGCTTGGGATCAAGCCTCTGGTATATCATGTGGACGGTGATCGTTTGTTGTTTGCCTCCGAATTGAAGGCTCTGATGGCCTATGGTTTGGACAAACAAATCAACCGGGAAGCGTTACATCTCTTTTTTCAACTCACTTACATTCCGGCTCCTCTGTCCATACTGGAGGGAGTGAAAAAACTCCTGCCGGGTCATTACATGGTGGTACAACATGGAGCGGTGGAGATTAAAAAATTCTATGAATTTCCCTATCAGGAATCACCACCTATCCGAGGCCTGGCCGAAGCTAAACAGCAGTTGATTACGACGCTGCGAAAAGCAGTGACCGACAGGCTGGTAGCTGATGTGCCATTAGGCGCTTTTCTCAGCGGGGGCATCGATTCGTCAGTCATTGTGGCACTGGCCAGCGAGGAGGTCAAAGACCTGAAAACTTACAGCATAGGATTCAAAGACAACAAATACTTTGATGAAACGCACTATGCTCAGCTAGTGGCAGACAAATTTCAGACGGATCATCATGTATTTTCCCTGACCAATGATGACCTCCTGGCTGAGGTGCAAAATGTGGTGGATTATATAGATGAGCCTTTTGGCGATTCTTCGGCACTGCCAGTCTTTATTCTGAGCAAAGAGACCAGAAAGCACGTGACAGTAGCTCTCTCAGGAGATGGAGCGGATGAGATTTTTTCTGGATACAACAAGCACAGTGCCTGGCTCATGAGTCAGCAGACAAGTGCAAGAAACAGCCTGATTGCCTCACTGGGGGGGCTTTGGGAAAAGCTCCCAAAGTCAAGAAATCATAAGGTCACCGATACCATCAGGCAGCTTCACCGGTTTGCCAGTGCACAGAAAATGACCCTCAGGGAGCGGTACTGGTTTCTGGCCAGCTTTACTGATGATTTGCAGATAGGGAGGTTGCTGAAGTCTGATTATCAAACAGATCATATGTCTTTCAAGAATAACCTGCTCCAGCTTATGAGGGTGGGTGAATTGAATGAGGTGCTGGCGCTGGACTCACAGTTGGTTTTGCAGGGAGATATGCTCCCAAAAGTAGATATGATGTCCATGGCCAATGGCCTGGAGGTGAGGGTGCCATTTCTGGATCCGGCAGTGGTGGAGTTGGCTTTTTCTATGCACACAGATTTGAAGGCAACAAGTACTGGCAGGAAAATAGTGCTTAGGGAGGCCTTTCGCGAGGTTTTACCTGAGGAGTTATATCAGCGGCCTAAGCATGGGTTCGAAGTGCCTCTTCTGGATTGGTTTAAAGGCGCCCTGAAAGGGGAGCTGGAAAAAAAGGTATTTAACCGCGAAAAGATAGAAGCTCAGGCCATATTTGACTGGAATGAAATCGCCCGAATCAAAAAGAAGCTCTATTCTTTTGACCCGGGCGATACTCATATTTTGGTGTGGTGCCTGTTTGTCTTTCAAAACTGGCACGACCGTTATTTTAATGATTAA
- a CDS encoding Dps family protein, with protein sequence MNSEKLIIELNQLLSDFHIYYQNTRGFHWNIKGKRFFELHVKFEELYTEALTSIDEIAERILTIGGTPLHAFDDYLSTSKLRVHKNVSLDTATVTAIHEQLSQLVDQENVVKALAVECGDNETEDMMIALINTQQKTMWMFKSWLGEEVTA encoded by the coding sequence ATGAATTCAGAAAAACTAATAATCGAACTTAATCAACTACTCAGCGACTTTCATATTTACTATCAAAACACCCGCGGATTCCATTGGAACATCAAAGGAAAGCGGTTTTTTGAGCTACATGTAAAGTTTGAGGAACTGTACACAGAGGCCTTGACTTCTATTGATGAAATCGCCGAGCGTATTTTGACGATTGGTGGCACGCCGCTTCATGCGTTTGATGATTATCTCAGCACTTCAAAACTTCGTGTGCATAAAAATGTATCGCTCGACACAGCAACTGTTACGGCCATTCACGAACAACTGAGCCAGCTCGTGGATCAGGAAAATGTGGTGAAGGCGCTGGCTGTAGAATGTGGCGATAACGAAACAGAGGATATGATGATTGCCCTCATCAATACTCAGCAAAAAACCATGTGGATGTTTAAGTCCTGGCTGGGTGAGGAAGTGACCGCTTAA
- a CDS encoding 3-oxoacyl-ACP synthase: MELHTLKLKVHEVCLDLIQSRIDGLNNELRGFQAAANEESKSSAGDKYETGRAMMHLEKEKVASQLNQVLKQQKVLRELHPERKSEKVELGSLLSTDQGLFYISISLGLIQTPEKVFCISPVAPLGAAFLEKQVGDLVSFNGKSYKIGEVT, encoded by the coding sequence ATGGAATTACACACGTTGAAATTGAAAGTTCATGAAGTCTGCTTGGATTTGATCCAAAGCAGAATAGACGGGCTCAATAATGAGCTTAGGGGATTTCAGGCGGCCGCCAATGAGGAGTCTAAAAGCAGTGCCGGAGATAAGTACGAAACCGGGCGTGCCATGATGCACCTGGAGAAAGAGAAGGTAGCCTCACAGCTCAATCAGGTGCTGAAGCAGCAGAAAGTTCTTCGGGAGCTCCATCCTGAACGAAAGTCAGAGAAAGTAGAGCTAGGTAGCTTGTTGAGTACAGATCAGGGGCTATTCTACATTAGTATTAGTCTCGGACTCATCCAAACTCCAGAGAAGGTGTTTTGTATTTCACCAGTGGCACCACTGGGAGCGGCATTTCTGGAGAAACAGGTTGGGGATTTGGTTTCCTTTAATGGGAAATCATACAAAATTGGCGAAGTGACCTAA
- a CDS encoding Do family serine endopeptidase: MSKRNIFFAMILSSFLGAAIALGGYATLVETEVTNQIQPVSGNNPVSFTNYVFDTTDYVVPQGLNFVYAAKSATPGVVHIRTKYAATTQSNGARNPMEDFFRDYFGDRYDRREGGPGMGAGSGVIISSDGYIATNNHVVDGASEIEILLNDNSTYKGEVVGVDPDTDLALIKVDAENLPTVKFGDSESMQIGEWVLAIGNPFDFRSTVTAGIVSAKARNINILARGGSATRIEAFIQTDAAVNPGNSGGALVNLKGELVGINTAIASPTGAFAGYSFAVPATLVKKVIYDLKDFGAVQRPLLGIQIVDVSSALAEQENLNVLKGVFVAKVNEGTSAAEAGLKEKDVIIAIEGKKVSNVAQLQEQVALNRPGDKIEVTFIRDGKTKTVDAILKNQFMTTEVVKANSAFQMEGATLEPVSDTYKEKFGIKSGVQVKSIEKGKWKEAGIEEGFIITKIDKRPIANMDDLSASLNGARGEGILIEGVYPNGEKAYYGIGW, encoded by the coding sequence ACAAATCAGATTCAGCCGGTTAGTGGTAACAACCCGGTGAGTTTTACCAATTACGTTTTTGATACCACAGACTATGTAGTTCCGCAGGGACTCAATTTTGTATATGCCGCCAAGTCTGCAACACCCGGAGTGGTGCACATCCGCACAAAATATGCTGCAACCACTCAATCCAATGGTGCCCGTAACCCAATGGAGGATTTTTTCAGAGACTATTTTGGTGATCGCTATGACAGGCGAGAGGGCGGACCGGGTATGGGAGCTGGTTCCGGGGTTATTATTTCTTCGGATGGATACATTGCTACCAACAATCATGTGGTGGATGGAGCTTCGGAGATCGAAATCCTGCTGAATGACAATAGTACTTACAAAGGAGAAGTGGTGGGCGTGGATCCTGATACCGACCTGGCCCTGATCAAAGTAGATGCGGAGAACTTGCCCACTGTGAAGTTTGGGGATTCTGAAAGCATGCAGATTGGGGAGTGGGTACTGGCCATAGGTAATCCGTTTGATTTCAGGTCTACGGTGACCGCAGGGATTGTGAGCGCCAAAGCCCGAAACATCAACATACTGGCACGTGGAGGAAGTGCTACACGCATAGAGGCATTTATACAGACAGATGCGGCTGTAAATCCCGGAAATAGTGGTGGAGCACTGGTCAATCTGAAAGGTGAGCTGGTGGGTATCAATACCGCTATCGCCTCTCCGACAGGAGCCTTTGCCGGCTATTCATTTGCTGTGCCAGCTACGCTGGTGAAAAAGGTGATCTATGATTTGAAGGATTTTGGTGCGGTACAGCGCCCCTTGTTAGGCATTCAGATTGTGGATGTGTCATCAGCACTGGCCGAGCAGGAAAACCTGAATGTGCTCAAGGGGGTATTTGTGGCTAAAGTGAACGAAGGTACATCTGCCGCCGAAGCAGGTTTGAAGGAGAAGGATGTGATCATTGCCATAGAGGGAAAAAAGGTGTCTAACGTGGCCCAGCTTCAGGAGCAGGTAGCGCTCAACAGACCTGGAGATAAGATTGAGGTCACGTTCATCCGGGATGGAAAAACTAAAACAGTTGACGCGATATTGAAGAACCAGTTTATGACAACTGAGGTGGTGAAGGCCAACAGCGCCTTTCAGATGGAGGGAGCTACTCTGGAGCCCGTTTCGGATACCTACAAAGAAAAGTTTGGGATAAAGTCAGGGGTGCAGGTGAAGTCTATTGAAAAAGGTAAGTGGAAAGAGGCCGGAATCGAGGAAGGGTTTATTATCACGAAAATAGACAAGCGACCGATCGCCAATATGGATGATCTATCTGCATCACTAAACGGAGCCAGAGGAGAGGGCATACTCATAGAAGGAGTTTACCCCAATGGAGAAAAAGCCTATTATGGGATAGGTTGGTGA
- a CDS encoding aldehyde dehydrogenase family protein: MSTPSSDMTKILKNLGVEASNPGAAIGSKWLPTKGEVITSFSPVDGKAIAEVRLADADAYEKVVRAAQEAFLEWRLVPAPQRGEIVRQIGLELRKHKDDLGTLVSYEMGKSLQEGLGEVQEMIDICDFAVGLSRQLYGLTMHSERPLHRMYEQWHPLGIVGIISAFNFPVAVWAWNSALAWVCGDVCIWKPSEKVPLSAIACQKIVQGIFEKNGVHPGVCGLIVGDAEIGKRMANDTRVPLVSATGSTRMGKAVGEAVGRRLGKSILELGGNNAIIITENADLNIAIPGAVFGAVGTAGQRCTSTRRLIIHESIYEDLKQRLQSAYGQLRIGSPLDQNNHVGPLIDKDAVQMYESALTKIAAEGGKAVIAGEVLSGPGYESGCYVKPAIYEVKNDYEIVCHETFAPILYLIKYSTLEEAIAMQNAVPQGLSSAIMTTNMRESELFLSQAGSDCGIANVNIGTSGAEIGGAFGGEKETGGGRESGSDAWKAYMRRQTNTINYSTQLPLAQGIKFEL; encoded by the coding sequence ATGAGTACCCCATCTTCTGACATGACTAAAATCCTAAAGAACCTTGGCGTAGAGGCATCTAACCCCGGTGCGGCTATAGGGAGCAAGTGGCTTCCTACCAAGGGTGAAGTGATCACTTCTTTTTCACCTGTAGATGGCAAGGCCATTGCCGAAGTGAGGCTGGCGGATGCCGATGCTTACGAAAAAGTAGTGCGAGCGGCTCAGGAGGCCTTCCTGGAGTGGCGACTAGTGCCCGCACCACAGCGTGGTGAGATTGTGCGTCAGATAGGGCTGGAGCTCAGAAAACATAAAGATGATCTAGGCACTTTGGTGTCTTATGAGATGGGCAAGTCTCTACAGGAAGGGCTGGGAGAAGTCCAGGAGATGATCGACATCTGCGATTTTGCGGTAGGGCTTTCGCGCCAGCTTTATGGGCTCACCATGCACTCGGAGCGCCCATTGCACAGGATGTATGAGCAGTGGCATCCTCTGGGCATTGTTGGGATTATTTCGGCATTCAACTTTCCGGTGGCCGTCTGGGCGTGGAACTCCGCCCTGGCGTGGGTATGTGGTGATGTGTGTATCTGGAAGCCATCCGAAAAAGTGCCTTTATCGGCCATAGCTTGTCAGAAAATTGTGCAGGGGATCTTTGAAAAGAATGGTGTGCATCCGGGAGTGTGTGGCCTGATCGTCGGTGATGCTGAAATCGGAAAGAGAATGGCCAATGATACCAGGGTGCCCTTGGTTTCCGCTACAGGATCTACACGCATGGGTAAAGCCGTGGGAGAAGCCGTAGGGCGAAGACTTGGGAAATCGATCCTGGAACTCGGCGGTAATAACGCTATTATAATTACCGAAAATGCCGACCTCAACATTGCCATTCCGGGTGCTGTGTTTGGTGCAGTAGGTACTGCCGGACAAAGATGTACTTCTACAAGAAGGCTCATCATCCATGAGAGCATTTATGAAGATCTGAAGCAGCGACTACAAAGTGCATATGGTCAGCTTAGGATCGGAAGTCCTTTGGATCAAAACAACCACGTGGGTCCACTGATCGACAAAGATGCCGTGCAGATGTACGAAAGTGCATTGACCAAAATTGCAGCAGAAGGAGGTAAGGCGGTTATCGCAGGAGAGGTGCTTTCAGGTCCTGGTTATGAATCCGGATGTTACGTGAAGCCTGCCATTTATGAGGTGAAAAACGATTACGAAATCGTGTGTCACGAGACTTTTGCACCGATTCTTTACCTGATCAAGTATAGTACCCTGGAGGAAGCCATCGCCATGCAGAATGCGGTGCCGCAGGGATTGTCTTCTGCCATCATGACAACCAACATGCGAGAGTCGGAGCTCTTCCTTTCTCAGGCGGGTTCAGATTGTGGTATTGCCAATGTTAACATTGGCACATCAGGAGCAGAAATTGGTGGTGCTTTTGGTGGGGAGAAAGAGACCGGTGGAGGCCGCGAGTCTGGTTCGGATGCATGGAAGGCTTATATGCGCCGACAGACCAATACCATTAATTATTCCACACAGTTGCCCTTGGCACAGGGGATAAAATTTGAATTATAA
- a CDS encoding uridine kinase: MIIGIGGVSRAGKSTLAEKLKSHLEKAGKSVDIFCQDEYVKPKISIPKVQGVPDWERPSTIKWDSLTNDVQKSEADVKIVEGLFSFYPASLRVKYDAKLFLEIDKEVFLGRKSQDKRWDEEPEWYAEHVWRSYMKYGQKKGDKSEYLDISGEAPYDPKKILEAIS, translated from the coding sequence ATGATAATAGGAATCGGAGGTGTGAGCCGTGCGGGTAAAAGTACTTTGGCCGAGAAGCTGAAAAGCCACCTTGAAAAAGCGGGCAAATCAGTGGACATCTTTTGTCAGGATGAGTATGTGAAACCCAAGATTTCCATTCCTAAAGTGCAGGGCGTACCCGATTGGGAGAGGCCCAGCACCATCAAGTGGGACTCGCTCACCAATGATGTTCAAAAATCAGAAGCTGATGTCAAAATCGTAGAAGGTTTGTTTTCATTTTATCCTGCCTCCCTGCGGGTAAAGTATGATGCAAAGCTTTTTTTAGAAATTGATAAGGAGGTTTTTCTGGGCAGAAAAAGTCAGGACAAACGCTGGGATGAAGAGCCCGAATGGTATGCTGAACACGTGTGGAGGTCATATATGAAATATGGCCAGAAAAAAGGAGACAAAAGTGAGTATTTGGACATCTCAGGGGAAGCTCCGTATGACCCTAAGAAAATTCTGGAAGCCATCAGTTAG